A window of the Bacteroidota bacterium genome harbors these coding sequences:
- a CDS encoding agmatine deiminase family protein produces the protein MATVETPASLGFRMPAEWEEHEATWIGWPHNKSDWPGKFSIIPWVFGEIVRKLSAGEIVRIIVNSKEHEANARRLLRRVHADMSQIEFFRFPTNRGWTRDFGPMFVRNESEVAVTNFKFNAWAKYPDWKKDQHIHTRAAKSLGIRLFHPSYNGKPVVLEGGAIDVNGKGTLLTTEECLLDQSTQVRNPGLSRHDMEKVLAENLAATNVIWLGKGIAGDDTHGHVDDLCRFVNPTTVVLCSEENPTDANYAALQENRERLEGARLEDGSMVEVVSLPMPLALYLDDVRLPASYANFYISNAGVLVPTFNDPGDRVALGILSELFTDRPVIGIHAVDLVWGFGTLHCLTQQQPAL, from the coding sequence ATGGCAACAGTAGAAACGCCGGCCTCTCTCGGTTTTCGCATGCCCGCCGAATGGGAAGAACACGAGGCAACGTGGATCGGCTGGCCCCACAACAAAAGCGATTGGCCCGGAAAGTTCAGCATTATTCCCTGGGTGTTCGGGGAAATTGTCAGAAAGCTGAGCGCGGGCGAAATCGTCCGCATCATCGTCAACTCGAAAGAGCATGAGGCAAACGCCCGCAGATTGTTGAGGCGGGTCCATGCCGACATGTCGCAGATAGAGTTCTTCCGCTTTCCCACAAATCGCGGCTGGACACGGGACTTCGGGCCGATGTTTGTCAGGAATGAATCCGAAGTTGCAGTGACGAACTTCAAGTTCAACGCGTGGGCAAAGTACCCCGACTGGAAGAAGGATCAGCATATTCATACACGGGCAGCGAAGTCGCTCGGAATCCGTCTCTTTCATCCATCTTACAACGGAAAGCCCGTCGTGCTTGAAGGCGGCGCAATTGACGTGAACGGAAAAGGAACATTGTTGACGACGGAAGAATGTTTGCTGGATCAGAGTACCCAGGTTCGTAACCCCGGATTGTCGCGGCACGACATGGAAAAAGTACTTGCTGAGAACCTCGCTGCAACGAATGTGATCTGGCTTGGGAAAGGAATCGCGGGCGATGACACACATGGCCACGTTGACGACCTGTGCCGGTTTGTCAACCCGACAACTGTTGTGTTGTGCAGCGAGGAAAATCCGACAGATGCAAACTACGCCGCTCTGCAGGAGAACCGTGAACGGCTGGAGGGTGCCCGACTTGAGGATGGCTCAATGGTGGAAGTGGTTTCGCTGCCGATGCCTTTGGCGCTGTATCTGGATGACGTACGGTTGCCGGCAAGTTACGCAAACTTCTACATCTCAAATGCGGGGGTTCTTGTTCCCACATTTAACGATCCGGGCGACCGTGTTGCGTTGGGAATCTTGTCTGAACTGTTCACCGATCGGCCTGTGATCGGCATTCATGCTGTCGATCTGGTGTGGGGCTTCGGTACGCTGCATTGCCTTACCCAGCAGCAGCCGGCACTCTAA
- a CDS encoding carbon-nitrogen hydrolase translates to MSTHPNTFTVGLVQIALEKNPDANLKHGAAKVEEAARKGAQVVCLPELFRSQYFCQKEDVSLFELAETIPGPTTQALTAVARKAGIVIVAPVFEKRAPGVYHNSAAVIDSDGTILGIYRKMHIPDDPAFFEKFYFTPGDLGFKSFHTGKGNIGTLICWDQWYPEGARLTALRGASILFYPTAIGWHPHEKAQYGKQQRDAWQTVQRGHAIANGVYVAAVNRIGHEKTVEGEPGLEFWGTSFLADPQGVILAEASIDKEEILIGEVDLERIEDVRRNWPFLRDRRIDAYRGIEQRFLDGEKWQQ, encoded by the coding sequence ATGTCAACTCATCCCAACACATTCACCGTCGGGCTTGTACAAATTGCGCTTGAGAAGAATCCCGACGCCAACCTGAAACATGGCGCGGCAAAAGTGGAGGAAGCGGCAAGGAAAGGCGCACAGGTTGTATGTCTGCCCGAACTCTTCCGCTCGCAGTACTTTTGTCAGAAAGAGGATGTTTCCCTCTTCGAGCTTGCCGAAACAATTCCCGGCCCGACAACGCAAGCGCTTACAGCCGTTGCGCGGAAAGCGGGTATTGTCATTGTTGCCCCGGTGTTTGAAAAGCGCGCTCCCGGAGTGTACCACAACAGCGCGGCCGTTATTGATTCCGACGGCACGATTCTCGGCATCTACCGCAAAATGCATATCCCCGACGATCCTGCGTTCTTCGAAAAATTCTACTTCACGCCCGGCGATCTCGGATTCAAGTCGTTCCACACCGGCAAGGGGAACATCGGCACGTTGATTTGCTGGGATCAATGGTATCCCGAAGGCGCCCGGCTGACGGCGCTGCGCGGTGCGAGTATTCTTTTCTATCCGACAGCAATCGGTTGGCATCCGCACGAGAAGGCACAGTACGGCAAGCAGCAGCGCGACGCGTGGCAAACCGTGCAACGCGGACACGCCATTGCCAATGGTGTGTACGTCGCCGCCGTGAACCGCATCGGGCACGAGAAGACAGTTGAAGGTGAGCCCGGACTCGAATTCTGGGGAACGTCATTTCTTGCCGATCCGCAGGGCGTCATCCTTGCCGAAGCGTCTATTGACAAGGAGGAAATCCTGATCGGCGAAGTTGATTTGGAGAGAATAGAAGATGTCCGCCGCAACTGGCCGTTCCTGCGCGACCGGCGCATTGACGCATACCGCGGAATCGAACAGCGATTTCTCGACGGGGAGAAATGGCAACAGTAG
- a CDS encoding dihydroorotate dehydrogenase-like protein, producing the protein MDLSTNYLGLHLRNPLVASASPLSRSLDSMKRLEDAGASAIVMYSLFEEQIAHEAAELNHYLSYGTESFAESLTYFPESQEYNLGPDEYIELLHAAKEKISIPVIGSLNGISVGGWIEYAKKIEQAGADALELNVYYIPTDPELTGQEVEDRYLEVLHAVKQAIKIPVAMKLSPFFSSMAHMAKRLDTAGANGLVLFNRFYQPDIDLETLEVVPGVVLSTPMAMRLPLRWIAILHGKVKASLAATSGIHTAQDVIKMLMAGADVTMMCSALLKHGPQHITTVLSEVRQWMLEHEYVSVSQMKGSMSQKSVADPAAFERANYMKALNQYKVII; encoded by the coding sequence ATGGATCTCTCAACCAACTATCTCGGCCTGCATCTCAGGAATCCGCTTGTGGCATCGGCGTCGCCGCTCTCACGCTCGCTTGATTCGATGAAACGTCTGGAAGACGCCGGCGCTTCGGCAATTGTCATGTACTCTCTTTTTGAAGAACAGATTGCGCATGAAGCCGCTGAATTGAATCACTATCTCAGTTACGGCACGGAGAGTTTCGCCGAATCGCTTACGTACTTTCCGGAATCGCAGGAATATAACCTGGGCCCTGATGAGTACATCGAGTTGCTGCACGCTGCGAAGGAAAAAATCTCGATCCCTGTTATCGGCAGTCTCAACGGCATCTCCGTCGGCGGATGGATTGAGTACGCGAAGAAGATCGAACAAGCGGGGGCGGATGCGCTTGAGTTGAATGTGTACTACATTCCGACGGACCCGGAACTTACAGGGCAGGAAGTTGAGGATCGCTATCTCGAAGTGTTGCACGCTGTGAAGCAAGCGATAAAAATCCCCGTAGCGATGAAGTTGAGTCCGTTTTTCAGCTCGATGGCACACATGGCAAAACGGCTCGATACTGCCGGAGCAAACGGACTTGTGTTATTCAACCGTTTCTATCAACCTGATATCGATCTTGAAACGCTTGAGGTGGTTCCGGGCGTCGTGCTCAGCACGCCGATGGCGATGCGGTTGCCGTTGCGGTGGATTGCCATTCTTCATGGAAAAGTGAAGGCAAGTCTGGCGGCGACAAGCGGCATCCACACTGCCCAGGACGTGATCAAGATGTTGATGGCCGGAGCGGATGTGACGATGATGTGTTCGGCGTTGTTGAAGCACGGCCCGCAGCACATCACAACCGTATTGTCCGAGGTGCGGCAATGGATGCTGGAACACGAGTACGTTTCCGTGTCACAAATGAAGGGAAGTATGAGCCAGAAATCTGTTGCCGACCCGGCGGCGTTTGAGCGTGCCAACTACATGAAAGCGTTGAACCAGTACAAAGTGATTATCTGA
- a CDS encoding T9SS type A sorting domain-containing protein: MTTFQRLLFALGTLFLVEFALSDVVYNIQISPNTVAAVQWNQNVNITFNYKTSEAAGVRIFARPMSGNALSPAYAASGSGLLTGSGSGSQYFTITSGNVVVDKIRFQVWNANQTSLILEFYVPVKFTFGTNAITNIQISPGSAASMQHNQNVNISFEYKTMQAGGVRIFPRPMSGNSLAPSYAASGSPLYATGSGSGTGFFTITNGNTLVDGIRFQMWDADQTALLSEFVVPVHFKYGAHAVSDIVITPSTPDGLVLNSNASISFNYRTTEAGGVRIFARPFSSGALSLNYAASGSPLYAAGSGSGTGTFTITNGSISVDSIRFQMWNANQTALLLEWFVPVSLHFASSQISGINFDPSSPAYFSNGERESMSFSYTNNQTGGVRIFVLPFNGNALVFNSGVSPSPLYATGSGAGSGFVTILSGSAFVDRIQFKMTNDNQSATYIDWKVPVKLYFGNQTLTDVKPVGSELPDKFALSQNYPNPFNPSTTIRFNVVGEGETTLKVYDILGKEVATLVHGTLQAGSYEATFDAKGLASGAYIYRLQSGANVAVKRMILMK, from the coding sequence ATGACCACATTTCAAAGACTTCTGTTCGCACTCGGTACGCTGTTTCTCGTCGAATTTGCGCTGAGCGACGTTGTGTATAATATCCAGATCAGCCCGAACACCGTTGCTGCTGTCCAGTGGAATCAGAATGTCAACATCACATTCAACTACAAGACATCGGAAGCGGCAGGGGTCAGGATTTTCGCCCGGCCGATGAGCGGCAACGCGTTGTCGCCCGCCTATGCTGCTTCGGGCTCCGGCCTTCTTACGGGAAGCGGCTCCGGAAGTCAGTATTTTACAATAACTTCGGGGAATGTTGTGGTGGACAAGATCCGTTTTCAGGTGTGGAATGCCAATCAAACCTCGTTGATTTTAGAGTTCTACGTTCCCGTGAAGTTCACCTTCGGCACAAACGCCATCACCAACATCCAAATTTCGCCCGGAAGCGCTGCAAGTATGCAGCACAACCAGAACGTCAACATTTCCTTCGAGTATAAAACAATGCAGGCGGGCGGTGTGCGCATCTTTCCCCGCCCGATGAGCGGCAACTCGCTTGCGCCGTCGTATGCAGCATCCGGTTCGCCGTTGTACGCAACAGGCAGCGGTTCGGGGACGGGGTTCTTTACCATTACCAACGGCAACACTCTTGTTGACGGTATTCGATTTCAAATGTGGGATGCAGACCAGACTGCGTTGTTGTCGGAGTTCGTTGTGCCGGTACATTTCAAGTACGGAGCGCATGCTGTGTCCGACATTGTAATTACGCCATCGACTCCGGACGGCCTTGTGCTCAACTCCAATGCAAGCATTTCGTTCAACTATCGCACGACTGAAGCGGGCGGTGTGCGCATCTTTGCCCGTCCCTTCTCAAGTGGGGCGCTGTCGCTTAATTATGCCGCCTCCGGTTCCCCGTTGTATGCCGCCGGCAGCGGAAGCGGAACCGGCACATTCACAATCACAAACGGAAGCATCTCGGTTGATTCCATCCGGTTTCAGATGTGGAATGCAAACCAGACTGCATTGCTTCTGGAGTGGTTTGTGCCTGTCAGCCTCCATTTTGCATCATCCCAAATTTCCGGTATCAACTTCGATCCTTCGTCGCCGGCGTACTTCAGTAACGGCGAGCGGGAGAGCATGTCGTTCAGTTACACGAACAATCAAACCGGCGGCGTGCGTATCTTCGTGTTGCCGTTCAACGGCAATGCCCTTGTGTTCAACTCCGGCGTTTCGCCCTCACCTTTGTACGCCACGGGTTCCGGAGCCGGCTCCGGTTTTGTCACAATCCTGAGCGGATCGGCTTTTGTCGATAGAATCCAGTTCAAGATGACGAACGATAATCAATCCGCAACATACATTGATTGGAAAGTTCCGGTGAAACTCTACTTCGGCAATCAGACGCTTACGGATGTGAAACCCGTCGGCAGCGAACTCCCGGACAAGTTTGCGCTGTCGCAGAACTATCCGAACCCGTTCAATCCCTCGACGACCATCAGGTTCAATGTTGTCGGGGAGGGCGAAACGACGCTGAAAGTATACGACATTCTCGGCAAGGAGGTGGCAACACTTGTTCACGGCACTCTGCAGGCCGGAAGCTATGAAGCGACGTTCGATGCCAAGGGTCTGGCAAGCGGTGCGTACATCTACCGCTTACAATCGGGAGCAAACGTAGCGGTCAAAAGGATGATTCTGATGAAGTAA
- a CDS encoding carbonic anhydrase → MNRLLPVTTGGDIPTEYRDTPIGQLLAFHNLKLPFTEFQNAQLLVGMCMDNRKHLHIPDNFAFIIRAGGANLRYSEFKVSFAIAVGGVRHIALIAHNKCGMVNLHARKEMFINGLVEHAGWERELAEQHFTQFSPMFEIVNEIDFVLSEAKRLRTRYPKIQIAPMLYRVEDNLLYLINEA, encoded by the coding sequence ATGAATCGACTTCTTCCTGTCACTACCGGCGGCGATATACCGACGGAGTATCGCGACACACCAATCGGGCAGCTGCTTGCCTTTCATAATCTCAAGTTGCCGTTCACGGAATTCCAGAATGCGCAACTGCTTGTCGGTATGTGCATGGACAACCGGAAGCATCTGCATATCCCCGACAATTTCGCCTTCATCATCCGTGCGGGCGGGGCGAATCTGCGCTACAGCGAGTTCAAGGTTTCGTTTGCCATTGCTGTCGGCGGTGTGCGGCACATTGCGCTTATCGCGCACAATAAGTGCGGGATGGTGAACCTTCACGCGCGGAAGGAGATGTTCATCAACGGACTGGTTGAACATGCCGGATGGGAGAGGGAATTGGCCGAGCAGCACTTCACGCAGTTTTCTCCGATGTTCGAGATCGTCAACGAAATTGATTTTGTCCTGAGCGAGGCGAAGCGCCTCCGGACGCGATATCCGAAGATTCAAATCGCGCCGATGCTGTACCGCGTCGAAGACAATCTTCTCTACCTCATCAATGAAGCATAA
- the nifJ gene encoding pyruvate:ferredoxin (flavodoxin) oxidoreductase produces MKREHVTIDGNEAAAYVAHKLNEVICIYPITPSSNMGEWADEWSAAGRKNLWGTVPSVTEMQSEGGAAGAIHGALQTGALSTTFTASQGLLLMLPNMLKIAGELTSTVFHVSARTVASHALSIFGDHSDVMMARQTGFAMLASNSVQEVMDMALIAQAASLEGRLPVLHFFDGFRTSHEVMKIEQLTDDDLRAMIDDDLIRAHRERALTPENPVLRGTAQNPDVFFQARETVNPYYNAFPDLVQKSMDKFARVVGRKYKLFDYYGSPTAERVIVIMGSGAETVEETVDYLSKRGENIGMLKVRLFRPFDTKRFIEALPKSVKSIAVLDRTKEPGASGEPMYQDVLTAVTEMFINNALPFGFPKIIGGRYGLSSKEFTPAMVKAVYDEMKKDNPKNHFTVGINDDVTFTSLEYDHSFSTEPDDVVRAMFYGLGADGTVGANKNSIKIIGEDTSNYAQGYFVYDSKKSGSTTTSHLRFGPRPIHSTYLITEANFVACHQWFFLEKYDVLKNAVPGATFLLNSFYGPDQVWDQLPRHIQQQIIDKKIKFYVIDGYKVAQATGMGARVNTIMQTCFFAISGVLPKDEAIAAIKNSIKKTYGRKGDQIVQQNYAAVDQTLANLHEVKIPASVSSKIEMPPVVSDKAPDFVKNVTAGIIAGFGDSLPVSAFPKDGTFPTGTAQWEKRNIALEIPIWDETGVCIQCNKCAIVCPHAAIRVKVYDGKELAASPSTFKSMDYKGVEYKGMKYTVQVAPEDCTGCGICVDICPAKNKKETRLKAINMTEQPPIRESERVNYDYFLSLSEIDRRTIKMDSVKGSQFAQPLFEYSGACTGCGETPYVKLATQMFGDRMVVANATGCSSIYGGNLPTTPWTSNHEGRGPAWNNSLFEDNAEFGLGMRLSIDKQHQMALEIVEKMKSEIGNDLAGAILNANQSDEPGIYEQRQRVEDLKKKLAGMNSSDAKRLLSLADMLVKKSVWIMGGDGWAYDIGYGGLDHVLASGKNVNILVLDTEVYSNTGGQMSKSTPRAAVAKFAAAGKPLGKKDLGRIAMQYGNVYVAQIAMGYNDAQTVRAFMEAESYDGPSLIIAYSHCIAHGINMTKGMTNQKFAVECGHWPTYRFDPRLALDGKNPLKLDSKAPKIKFEEYAYMETRYKMLTKSHPHEAKELMKLAQEDVEARWKALESLAAETPGNGSAPKPEAPKPAPSTN; encoded by the coding sequence ATGAAGCGCGAACACGTCACCATTGACGGCAACGAAGCCGCCGCCTATGTTGCTCACAAGCTGAACGAAGTCATCTGTATTTATCCTATCACCCCTTCATCGAATATGGGTGAATGGGCTGATGAATGGTCGGCGGCGGGGAGGAAGAATTTGTGGGGGACGGTTCCTTCGGTGACAGAAATGCAGAGCGAAGGGGGCGCGGCAGGCGCGATACACGGCGCGCTGCAAACAGGGGCTCTCTCAACTACCTTCACGGCATCGCAAGGATTGTTGTTGATGCTGCCGAACATGTTGAAGATAGCCGGCGAGTTGACGTCGACTGTCTTCCACGTGTCCGCACGAACGGTGGCTTCGCATGCTCTCTCCATCTTCGGTGATCACAGCGATGTGATGATGGCGAGACAAACCGGATTTGCGATGCTTGCATCGAACTCCGTGCAGGAAGTGATGGACATGGCGTTGATTGCCCAAGCCGCTTCGCTTGAAGGCAGGCTTCCCGTACTTCATTTTTTTGACGGCTTCCGCACATCGCATGAAGTGATGAAAATCGAGCAGCTCACCGACGACGATTTGCGCGCAATGATTGATGATGATCTGATCCGTGCGCATCGCGAGCGGGCGCTGACTCCGGAAAATCCCGTTCTCCGCGGCACAGCGCAAAATCCCGATGTGTTCTTCCAGGCTCGCGAAACTGTGAACCCCTACTACAACGCATTTCCCGACCTCGTACAAAAGTCGATGGACAAGTTTGCCCGAGTGGTAGGACGCAAATACAAACTGTTCGACTACTACGGGTCGCCGACAGCCGAGCGTGTTATTGTGATAATGGGATCGGGAGCCGAGACTGTCGAAGAAACGGTTGATTATCTGAGCAAGAGGGGCGAAAACATCGGCATGCTGAAGGTCCGGCTGTTCCGTCCGTTTGATACGAAACGCTTCATTGAAGCGTTGCCGAAGTCGGTGAAGAGTATTGCCGTGCTGGACAGAACGAAAGAACCCGGCGCATCCGGTGAGCCAATGTATCAGGACGTGCTGACTGCCGTCACCGAAATGTTTATCAATAATGCATTGCCCTTTGGGTTTCCGAAAATCATCGGTGGCAGGTACGGCCTTTCGTCAAAAGAATTCACGCCGGCAATGGTCAAAGCCGTGTACGACGAGATGAAGAAGGATAATCCGAAGAATCACTTCACCGTCGGCATCAATGATGATGTGACATTCACGAGTCTGGAGTACGATCACTCATTCAGCACCGAGCCGGATGATGTTGTGCGGGCGATGTTTTACGGTCTCGGCGCAGACGGGACTGTCGGCGCAAACAAGAATTCCATCAAAATCATCGGCGAGGATACGAGCAACTACGCGCAGGGCTACTTCGTCTACGACTCGAAGAAGTCGGGCTCGACAACAACATCGCATCTCCGCTTCGGTCCGCGACCGATTCATTCAACCTATTTGATCACGGAAGCAAATTTCGTCGCGTGTCATCAGTGGTTCTTTCTCGAGAAATATGATGTGTTGAAGAATGCGGTCCCCGGCGCGACATTTCTCCTGAACAGCTTTTACGGTCCCGATCAGGTGTGGGATCAACTGCCGCGGCACATCCAGCAACAGATCATCGACAAGAAGATCAAATTCTACGTCATCGACGGCTACAAAGTCGCGCAGGCGACGGGAATGGGTGCCCGCGTCAATACCATTATGCAAACATGCTTCTTTGCAATCTCCGGCGTCCTGCCGAAAGATGAAGCCATTGCCGCCATCAAGAACTCGATCAAGAAAACGTACGGCAGGAAAGGCGATCAGATCGTCCAACAAAACTACGCCGCAGTCGATCAGACGCTTGCCAACTTGCATGAAGTGAAGATTCCGGCATCGGTCAGCAGCAAGATTGAAATGCCGCCTGTCGTTTCCGACAAGGCTCCCGATTTTGTGAAGAACGTTACGGCAGGGATCATTGCCGGATTCGGCGACTCGCTGCCTGTCAGCGCATTCCCGAAAGATGGCACGTTCCCCACCGGAACAGCGCAGTGGGAGAAGCGTAACATCGCCCTCGAGATTCCAATCTGGGACGAGACAGGTGTATGCATTCAGTGCAACAAATGCGCGATCGTTTGTCCGCATGCTGCCATTCGCGTGAAGGTGTACGACGGCAAGGAGCTTGCAGCATCCCCTTCGACATTCAAGTCAATGGACTACAAAGGCGTGGAATACAAGGGCATGAAGTACACAGTCCAAGTTGCGCCGGAAGACTGCACCGGTTGCGGCATCTGTGTTGACATCTGCCCGGCGAAGAACAAGAAGGAAACGAGGCTGAAGGCCATCAACATGACCGAGCAACCGCCGATTCGCGAGAGCGAGCGTGTGAACTACGACTACTTCCTCTCGCTTTCCGAGATCGATCGCCGCACGATCAAGATGGATTCGGTGAAGGGCTCGCAGTTTGCTCAGCCGCTGTTTGAATACTCCGGTGCCTGCACCGGTTGCGGCGAAACGCCCTACGTAAAGTTGGCGACACAAATGTTTGGTGACAGAATGGTTGTGGCGAACGCGACAGGCTGCTCGTCCATTTACGGCGGCAACTTGCCAACAACGCCATGGACATCCAATCACGAAGGACGCGGGCCGGCGTGGAACAACTCGCTTTTTGAAGACAACGCGGAATTCGGACTCGGCATGAGACTCTCCATCGACAAGCAGCACCAGATGGCGTTGGAGATCGTGGAGAAGATGAAGAGTGAGATCGGCAATGATCTTGCCGGCGCGATCCTCAATGCGAACCAATCCGACGAGCCGGGCATTTACGAGCAACGCCAGCGAGTAGAAGATCTGAAAAAGAAGCTTGCCGGCATGAACTCCTCCGACGCGAAACGGCTCCTTTCGCTTGCGGACATGCTCGTGAAGAAGAGTGTGTGGATTATGGGAGGCGACGGTTGGGCGTACGACATCGGGTATGGCGGGTTGGATCACGTGCTTGCTTCCGGCAAGAATGTGAACATTCTCGTACTCGACACGGAAGTCTACAGCAATACCGGCGGGCAAATGTCCAAATCGACGCCACGAGCGGCGGTGGCAAAGTTTGCGGCGGCCGGCAAGCCACTGGGGAAGAAAGATCTTGGTCGCATCGCGATGCAGTACGGCAACGTGTACGTCGCGCAGATAGCGATGGGCTACAACGATGCGCAGACAGTTCGTGCGTTCATGGAAGCGGAATCGTACGACGGGCCGTCGCTGATTATTGCCTACAGCCATTGCATCGCGCACGGCATCAACATGACGAAGGGCATGACGAATCAGAAATTTGCCGTCGAATGCGGACACTGGCCGACCTACAGGTTTGACCCGCGACTGGCGCTGGACGGAAAGAACCCCCTGAAACTCGACAGCAAAGCGCCGAAGATCAAGTTCGAAGAGTATGCGTACATGGAGACACGCTACAAGATGCTGACAAAGAGCCATCCGCACGAAGCGAAGGAACTGATGAAACTCGCCCAGGAGGATGTGGAGGCGAGATGGAAGGCGCTCGAATCACTTGCTGCGGAGACTCCCGGCAACGGCAGCGCGCCAAAACCGGAAGCGCCGAAGCCGGCACCGTCAACGAATTGA
- the pdxH gene encoding pyridoxamine 5'-phosphate oxidase, with translation MSDPAQILLEKDAAANPIVEFQRWFDDATKAGIPDANAMALATATRAGKPSARIVLLKSFDDRGFCFFTNYSSEKGQQIAENPDAALVFFWQPLHRQVRIEGTIVRMTDADSDEYFRTRPRESQIGALVSPQSRVIPGREFLEERYRQLSQKYQDMVIPRPEHWGGFRLVPDSIEFWQGRENRLHDRLVYRKIGDGWRVERLAP, from the coding sequence ATGTCCGATCCCGCACAAATTCTGCTTGAGAAAGATGCAGCAGCCAATCCCATCGTCGAGTTTCAGCGATGGTTCGATGACGCAACAAAGGCGGGCATTCCCGACGCTAATGCAATGGCCCTCGCCACAGCCACCCGCGCAGGCAAGCCCTCGGCAAGAATCGTTCTTTTGAAAAGTTTTGATGACAGGGGGTTCTGCTTCTTCACAAACTACTCGAGTGAAAAAGGGCAGCAGATTGCGGAGAATCCCGACGCGGCCCTTGTCTTCTTCTGGCAGCCTCTTCACCGGCAAGTAAGAATTGAAGGAACGATTGTACGAATGACCGATGCCGATTCGGACGAGTACTTTCGGACGCGGCCGAGGGAAAGTCAGATTGGCGCGCTTGTTTCACCGCAAAGCCGCGTTATTCCGGGCAGGGAGTTTCTTGAGGAACGGTACCGGCAACTTTCGCAGAAATACCAGGACATGGTAATTCCGCGTCCGGAGCATTGGGGAGGATTTCGTCTTGTGCCCGACAGCATCGAATTCTGGCAAGGCCGCGAAAACCGGCTGCATGACCGCCTCGTGTATCGCAAGATCGGTGACGGGTGGAGGGTCGAGCGGTTGGCGCCATAG
- the gpmA gene encoding 2,3-diphosphoglycerate-dependent phosphoglycerate mutase produces MYKLVLLRHGESTWNKENRFTGWTDVDLSEKGKEEAVAAGKVLKEKGFVFDVAYTSVLKRAIRTLWYVMDQLDLMWIPVHNSWRLNERHYGALQGLNKSETAEKYGEAQVKIWRRSYDIQPPVLDKSDPRFPGFDPRYRNLKPEELPATECLKDTVARFLPYWHETIAPAIKSGKRVIIVAHGNSLRALVKYLDNVSEADITELNIPTGLPLVYDLDENLKPIQREYLGDPEAVKKAMEAVAAQGKAKK; encoded by the coding sequence ATGTACAAGCTTGTTCTTCTCCGCCACGGCGAAAGCACATGGAACAAAGAAAACCGTTTTACCGGCTGGACGGATGTTGATCTTTCTGAAAAAGGAAAGGAAGAGGCCGTCGCCGCCGGCAAGGTCTTAAAGGAAAAGGGATTTGTCTTTGATGTTGCCTATACTTCCGTGTTGAAGCGCGCAATCCGCACACTGTGGTATGTAATGGATCAATTGGATTTGATGTGGATTCCCGTGCACAACAGCTGGCGATTGAACGAACGACATTACGGCGCACTGCAAGGATTAAACAAATCCGAAACGGCCGAAAAGTACGGCGAAGCCCAGGTGAAAATCTGGCGCAGGAGTTACGACATTCAACCGCCGGTGCTGGACAAAAGCGATCCTCGCTTTCCCGGTTTCGATCCTCGTTACAGGAACCTGAAGCCTGAAGAACTTCCTGCAACCGAATGTCTGAAAGATACGGTCGCCCGGTTTCTTCCCTACTGGCACGAAACAATCGCCCCGGCGATCAAGAGCGGTAAACGCGTGATCATTGTAGCACACGGCAACAGTCTCAGAGCGCTCGTGAAATATCTCGACAACGTATCGGAGGCCGATATCACGGAGTTGAACATCCCGACCGGCTTGCCGCTGGTGTATGACCTTGATGAGAACCTCAAGCCGATTCAGAGGGAGTACCTGGGCGACCCGGAAGCAGTGAAAAAGGCGATGGAAGCTGTTGCTGCTCAAGGGAAAGCAAAGAAGTAA